The following coding sequences are from one Microtus pennsylvanicus isolate mMicPen1 chromosome 1, mMicPen1.hap1, whole genome shotgun sequence window:
- the LOC142832327 gene encoding paired immunoglobulin-like receptor B isoform X2: MTFTFTALLCVGLTLGLGTPVLTGALPKPVLRAQPHSVVSKKNNVTFLCEGATGAKEYRIYKEAYQNLRHIEISQNPKNKNEFSISKLDYHHAGQYRCQYQTLDGWSEYSDSLELVVTGFYSKPRLSAQPSPEVTEGRNVTLQCDSQQAHHCFILTKEGPQQLSRTLDSRCNTYTGQLQALFSVGPVTSSQRWIFRCYSFDKNSPQVWSEPSDPLELVVPGTLHKPTIKAEPGHVITFRSPMNIWCQGTLDAEIYVLHKEGSQKPWGTQTPEKPENEAKFSIPSVTVQHVGQYRCYYYSSAGWSEHSDTLELVVTGIYNSKPRLTALPSPVVTSGGNMTLQCVSWGGYDKFILTKEDQKFLNSVDSQYIHSTRQYQALFSIDHVTPDHKGTFRCYGYYKQTPQLWSVPSDPLEIHISGLSKKPSLLSHQGHILDPGKSLTMQCCSDIKYDRFALYKLGRADFIQKDGQWTQSGLSLVNFTLDSVSSSTGGQYRCYGAHNLSSGWSASSDPLDILISGQFQVIPSLSVKPNSTGSGDNVTLLCKTAYRVDTFILSKEGAAHPPQRLKQKLQVQEFQAEFSMGAVTSDVSGTYRCYCSQNSSLYLLSYGSAPVELTVSGSEKRDHTVENLIRMGFAVMILIVLGILVFEAWESQRQSQCAIRM; the protein is encoded by the exons ATGACCTTCACCTTCACAGCCCTGCTCTGTGTGG GACTGACTCTTGGCCTTGGGACCCCAGTGCTGACAG GGGCCCTTCCTAAGCCTGTCCTCAGAGCACAGCCACACTCTGTGGTTTCCAAGAAGAATAATGTGACCTTCTTGTGTGAGGGAGCCACAGGAGCCAAAGAGTATAGAATTTATAAAGAGGCATACCAAAATCTACGGCACATAGAGATTTCACAGAACCCTAAGAACAAGAATGAATTCTCAATCTCAAAATTAGACTATCACCATGCAGGGCAATATCGCTGTCAATATCAGACTCTTGATGGATGGTCAGAGTACAGTGACTCCCTGGAGCTGGTGGTGACAG gATTCTACAGTAAACCCAGGCtgtcagcccagcccagccctgagGTGACTGAAGGAAGGAATGTCACCCTCCAGTGTGATTCACAGCAGGCACATCACTGCTTCATTCTGACTAAGGAAGGGCCACAGCAGCTGTCCCGGACACTGGACTCACGGTGTAACACCTATACTGGGCAGCTCCAGGCCCTGTTCTCTGTGGGCCCTGTGACCTCCAGTCAAAGGTGGATATTCAGATGCTACAGCTTTGACAAAAACAGCCCTCAGGTGTGGTCAGAACCTAGTGATCCCCTGGAGctcgtggtcccag GGACCCTCCACAAACCCACCATCAAGGCTGAGCCAGGACATGTGATCACCTTCCGAAGTCCCATGAACATCTGGTGTCAGGGGACCCTGGATGCAGAAATCTATGTTCTGCATAAAGAGGGAAGCCAAAAACCCTGGGGTACACAGACCCCAGAGAAGCCGGAGAACGAGGCCAAGTTCTCTATCCCTTCTGTGACAGTCCAACATGTGGGACAATATCGCTGTTACTACTACAGTTCGGCTGGCTGGTCAGAGCACAGTGACACCCTGGAACTGGTGGTGACAG GAATCTACAACAGTAAACCCCGCCTGACAGCCCTACCCAGCCCTGTGGTGACCTCAGGAGGGAACATGACTCTCCAGTGTGTCTCATGGGGGGGATATGACAAGTTCATTCTCAccaaggaagatcagaagttcctCAACTCCGTGGACTCACAGTATATACACAGTACTAGGCAGTACCAAGCCTTGTTCTCTATAGATCATGTAACACCAGATCACAAAGGGACATTCAGATGTTATGGTTACTACAAGCAGACCCCACAGCTGTGGTCAGTACCCAGTGACCCCCTGGAAATACACATCTCTG GCCTGTCTAAGAAGCCCTCCCTGCTGTCTCACCAAGGCCATATCCTAGATCCTGGAAAGAGCCTCACAATGCAGTGTTGCTCTGACATCAAATATGACAGATTTGCCCTGTACAAATTGGGGAGAGCTGACTTCATCCAGAAAGATGGCCAGTGGACTCAGTCTGGTCTCTCCTTGGTCAACTTCACACTGGACTCTGTGAGCAGCTCTACTGGAGGCCAGTACAGATGCTATGGTGCACACAACCTCTCCTCTGGGTGGTCAGCCTCCAGTGACCCCCTGGACATTCTGATCTCAG gACAGTTTCAGGTCATTCCTTCCCTCTCGGTGAAGCCTAACTCTACGGGGTCTGGAGACAACGTGACCCTGTTGTGTAagacagcatacagagtggacaCTTTCATTCTGTCCAAGGAAGGTGCAGCACACCCACCCCAGAGACTAAAACAGAAGCTCCAAGTACAGGAGTTCCAGGCAGAATTCTCCATGGGTGCTGTTACCTCTGATGTCTCTGGCACATACAGGTGCTATTGTTCTCAAAACTCTTCTCTCTACCTGTTGTCATATGGCAGTGCCCCTGTGGAGCTCACTGTCTCAG GCTCAGAGAAACGGGATCACACCGTGGAGAATCTCATCAGGATGGGATTTGCTGTCATGATCCTCATAGTCCTTGGGATTCTGGTCTTTGAGGCTTGGGAGAGCCAGAGACAAAGCCAATGTGCAATCCGGATGtaa
- the LOC142832327 gene encoding paired immunoglobulin-like receptor B isoform X1, whose translation MGRTCSSLRDKPLTENSLPGLTLGLGTPVLTGALPKPVLRAQPHSVVSKKNNVTFLCEGATGAKEYRIYKEAYQNLRHIEISQNPKNKNEFSISKLDYHHAGQYRCQYQTLDGWSEYSDSLELVVTGFYSKPRLSAQPSPEVTEGRNVTLQCDSQQAHHCFILTKEGPQQLSRTLDSRCNTYTGQLQALFSVGPVTSSQRWIFRCYSFDKNSPQVWSEPSDPLELVVPGTLHKPTIKAEPGHVITFRSPMNIWCQGTLDAEIYVLHKEGSQKPWGTQTPEKPENEAKFSIPSVTVQHVGQYRCYYYSSAGWSEHSDTLELVVTGIYNSKPRLTALPSPVVTSGGNMTLQCVSWGGYDKFILTKEDQKFLNSVDSQYIHSTRQYQALFSIDHVTPDHKGTFRCYGYYKQTPQLWSVPSDPLEIHISGLSKKPSLLSHQGHILDPGKSLTMQCCSDIKYDRFALYKLGRADFIQKDGQWTQSGLSLVNFTLDSVSSSTGGQYRCYGAHNLSSGWSASSDPLDILISGQFQVIPSLSVKPNSTGSGDNVTLLCKTAYRVDTFILSKEGAAHPPQRLKQKLQVQEFQAEFSMGAVTSDVSGTYRCYCSQNSSLYLLSYGSAPVELTVSGSEKRDHTVENLIRMGFAVMILIVLGILVFEAWESQRQSQCAIRM comes from the exons ATGGGGAGGACTTGCTCAAGCCTCAGAGACAAACCTCTCACAGAGAACTCTCTTCCAGGACTGACTCTTGGCCTTGGGACCCCAGTGCTGACAG GGGCCCTTCCTAAGCCTGTCCTCAGAGCACAGCCACACTCTGTGGTTTCCAAGAAGAATAATGTGACCTTCTTGTGTGAGGGAGCCACAGGAGCCAAAGAGTATAGAATTTATAAAGAGGCATACCAAAATCTACGGCACATAGAGATTTCACAGAACCCTAAGAACAAGAATGAATTCTCAATCTCAAAATTAGACTATCACCATGCAGGGCAATATCGCTGTCAATATCAGACTCTTGATGGATGGTCAGAGTACAGTGACTCCCTGGAGCTGGTGGTGACAG gATTCTACAGTAAACCCAGGCtgtcagcccagcccagccctgagGTGACTGAAGGAAGGAATGTCACCCTCCAGTGTGATTCACAGCAGGCACATCACTGCTTCATTCTGACTAAGGAAGGGCCACAGCAGCTGTCCCGGACACTGGACTCACGGTGTAACACCTATACTGGGCAGCTCCAGGCCCTGTTCTCTGTGGGCCCTGTGACCTCCAGTCAAAGGTGGATATTCAGATGCTACAGCTTTGACAAAAACAGCCCTCAGGTGTGGTCAGAACCTAGTGATCCCCTGGAGctcgtggtcccag GGACCCTCCACAAACCCACCATCAAGGCTGAGCCAGGACATGTGATCACCTTCCGAAGTCCCATGAACATCTGGTGTCAGGGGACCCTGGATGCAGAAATCTATGTTCTGCATAAAGAGGGAAGCCAAAAACCCTGGGGTACACAGACCCCAGAGAAGCCGGAGAACGAGGCCAAGTTCTCTATCCCTTCTGTGACAGTCCAACATGTGGGACAATATCGCTGTTACTACTACAGTTCGGCTGGCTGGTCAGAGCACAGTGACACCCTGGAACTGGTGGTGACAG GAATCTACAACAGTAAACCCCGCCTGACAGCCCTACCCAGCCCTGTGGTGACCTCAGGAGGGAACATGACTCTCCAGTGTGTCTCATGGGGGGGATATGACAAGTTCATTCTCAccaaggaagatcagaagttcctCAACTCCGTGGACTCACAGTATATACACAGTACTAGGCAGTACCAAGCCTTGTTCTCTATAGATCATGTAACACCAGATCACAAAGGGACATTCAGATGTTATGGTTACTACAAGCAGACCCCACAGCTGTGGTCAGTACCCAGTGACCCCCTGGAAATACACATCTCTG GCCTGTCTAAGAAGCCCTCCCTGCTGTCTCACCAAGGCCATATCCTAGATCCTGGAAAGAGCCTCACAATGCAGTGTTGCTCTGACATCAAATATGACAGATTTGCCCTGTACAAATTGGGGAGAGCTGACTTCATCCAGAAAGATGGCCAGTGGACTCAGTCTGGTCTCTCCTTGGTCAACTTCACACTGGACTCTGTGAGCAGCTCTACTGGAGGCCAGTACAGATGCTATGGTGCACACAACCTCTCCTCTGGGTGGTCAGCCTCCAGTGACCCCCTGGACATTCTGATCTCAG gACAGTTTCAGGTCATTCCTTCCCTCTCGGTGAAGCCTAACTCTACGGGGTCTGGAGACAACGTGACCCTGTTGTGTAagacagcatacagagtggacaCTTTCATTCTGTCCAAGGAAGGTGCAGCACACCCACCCCAGAGACTAAAACAGAAGCTCCAAGTACAGGAGTTCCAGGCAGAATTCTCCATGGGTGCTGTTACCTCTGATGTCTCTGGCACATACAGGTGCTATTGTTCTCAAAACTCTTCTCTCTACCTGTTGTCATATGGCAGTGCCCCTGTGGAGCTCACTGTCTCAG GCTCAGAGAAACGGGATCACACCGTGGAGAATCTCATCAGGATGGGATTTGCTGTCATGATCCTCATAGTCCTTGGGATTCTGGTCTTTGAGGCTTGGGAGAGCCAGAGACAAAGCCAATGTGCAATCCGGATGtaa